Proteins from a single region of Bdellovibrio bacteriovorus HD100:
- the lptF gene encoding LPS export ABC transporter permease LptF, giving the protein MSIFNGKKAAQYIFFEMLPSFILGLLVFVSIILMFQVLRLTEFALVHGVAMKTIAEIIGYVIISMLPILFPMALLFSVLLTYGRLSQDSEIVAMKASGLPMGTLLLPALILATLVGVISAQMSFNIAPWGNRQFEVLYSRLANTKAAAIIKEGTFAEGFFDMVIYANEVNTDKGLLKKVFIYDEKNGDVPLTIIAKAGEIVPDPTRPGHEILLQLNQGEIHRQAKTHTKISFDTYDVRFSEPQNIEEKAKSPPSLTLEEVRNRLKEDIKDKEVRRTLQSEYHKRWAISVLCIVFAMIGVGLGTTTNRRAAKAGGMILCIGIIIFYWILYVAAEGAARSGALPAALAIWTPNVLFAALGVETLRRNWN; this is encoded by the coding sequence TTGAGTATTTTTAACGGAAAAAAAGCCGCGCAGTACATTTTCTTTGAGATGCTCCCGAGTTTTATTTTGGGATTGCTGGTGTTCGTCTCCATTATTTTGATGTTCCAGGTCCTGCGTTTGACGGAATTCGCCCTGGTCCACGGCGTGGCCATGAAAACCATCGCCGAAATCATCGGTTACGTCATCATTTCCATGCTGCCGATTCTGTTCCCCATGGCCTTGCTGTTCTCGGTTCTATTGACCTATGGACGCCTCAGTCAGGATTCTGAAATCGTGGCCATGAAAGCCTCGGGCCTGCCGATGGGCACATTACTGCTGCCCGCCCTGATTCTGGCCACTTTGGTGGGCGTGATTTCAGCCCAAATGTCCTTCAACATCGCCCCTTGGGGGAACCGTCAGTTCGAGGTGCTTTATTCCCGCCTGGCCAACACCAAAGCCGCTGCCATCATCAAGGAAGGCACTTTTGCTGAAGGCTTCTTTGACATGGTCATTTACGCCAACGAGGTCAACACCGACAAGGGCCTGCTGAAAAAGGTCTTTATCTATGACGAGAAAAACGGCGACGTGCCTTTGACCATCATCGCCAAGGCTGGCGAAATTGTTCCCGATCCCACGCGTCCGGGCCATGAGATTTTGCTGCAACTGAATCAGGGTGAAATTCATCGTCAGGCCAAAACCCACACCAAGATCAGCTTTGACACTTACGATGTGCGCTTCTCGGAACCCCAGAACATCGAGGAAAAAGCCAAGTCGCCGCCGTCTTTGACTTTGGAAGAAGTCCGCAACCGCCTGAAAGAGGACATCAAAGACAAAGAAGTCCGTCGCACTCTGCAGAGCGAATATCACAAACGTTGGGCGATTTCGGTTCTGTGTATCGTCTTTGCGATGATCGGCGTGGGTTTGGGAACAACCACCAACCGTCGTGCAGCCAAAGCCGGCGGCATGATTCTATGTATCGGCATCATCATCTTCTATTGGATTTTGTACGTGGCGGCAGAAGGTGCTGCCCGCAGTGGCGCATTGCCAGCGGCACTTGCGATCTGGACACCGAATGTTCTTTTTGCTGCTTTGGGTGTGGAAACTTTAAGAAGGAACTGGAACTAA
- a CDS encoding ANTAR domain-containing protein, which translates to MNKILLVYEDYADLMSVEGTLKKVGFDVIGLSSEYAVAEQMLAFNPDLVVGAGKGGKVSSLGVGKRLKEMSRWQGKSVLIFPANFKPNPQDLIKIRVDMVLESPVPPVRLVQVIGRMLGHDEAVLLERLNKAMHVESPQKTGTTVTGGGKPTPEDEAIYIKGSTEEVQASGEQSLRTERIDENSEGLLVTDEEQREKPSFRFGDRMAAADAERGAAAEGTSEFPDVDLKAFERELLGGGAPEVEKVEIPLPGTGLGSEEDEQAQLVARAQENLKNAEKALQEKMAKYAKLVEDVKLSPNSTVTRVEARRRQKALEADWDSQNINELDKLRQEFTKALFKK; encoded by the coding sequence ATGAACAAGATTCTTTTGGTCTATGAGGATTATGCTGACTTGATGTCTGTTGAAGGCACTTTGAAAAAGGTGGGCTTTGATGTCATCGGTCTGTCCAGCGAATACGCTGTGGCTGAGCAGATGCTGGCATTCAATCCGGATCTTGTTGTCGGCGCTGGTAAGGGTGGCAAAGTCAGTTCTCTCGGCGTGGGAAAACGTCTGAAAGAGATGAGCCGCTGGCAGGGGAAGTCGGTGCTTATTTTTCCGGCAAACTTCAAGCCCAATCCGCAGGATCTGATAAAGATCCGCGTCGACATGGTATTGGAATCCCCGGTGCCACCAGTGCGCTTGGTGCAGGTGATCGGTCGTATGTTGGGGCATGATGAGGCGGTGTTGTTAGAGCGCCTGAATAAAGCCATGCATGTCGAAAGCCCTCAGAAGACCGGGACTACGGTCACGGGTGGTGGAAAGCCGACTCCAGAGGATGAAGCGATCTATATCAAGGGCTCTACTGAAGAGGTTCAAGCCAGCGGCGAGCAATCCCTGCGCACCGAAAGAATTGATGAGAACTCTGAAGGCCTGCTTGTAACTGACGAAGAGCAAAGGGAAAAACCGTCTTTCCGTTTTGGTGATCGCATGGCGGCAGCGGATGCTGAGCGCGGCGCAGCAGCAGAGGGGACTTCGGAGTTTCCCGATGTCGATCTGAAGGCTTTTGAACGAGAGCTTTTGGGTGGCGGTGCGCCTGAGGTCGAAAAGGTAGAGATCCCGCTTCCGGGCACAGGCTTGGGGAGTGAGGAAGACGAGCAGGCTCAGTTGGTGGCGCGGGCTCAGGAGAACTTAAAAAACGCTGAGAAAGCACTTCAAGAAAAGATGGCTAAGTATGCGAAGCTTGTGGAGGATGTGAAATTGTCTCCAAATAGCACCGTGACCCGAGTTGAGGCGCGTCGTCGTCAAAAAGCTCTTGAAGCTGACTGGGATAGTCAAAACATCAACGAACTCGATAAGTTGCGCCAAGAGTTCACCAAAGCCCTCTTCAAAAAGTAA
- a CDS encoding ComEC/Rec2 family competence protein: MIILLSLALCLSIAAPESLLINTTHLSQKFQEKCVHFLPKNSLEPQSLASLLCGEKITDTDLQKNLQRTSLIHIFVISGSHLILLDELLSILRIPLFVRILFLAFYSLVVGWQPPAVRALLALITRHSLKHFRLHLPPDLGVLAAGLITLSLFPAWWDSLSLLMSWCAALALCWGSLLRVKPPLARLLLSQIGIFVFMSAPLWGLGSLHPLSLIYNLLLAPIVSYMLLPLAFLVTLMPSGVFVFDTVMDFFRQTLAFLSEPIVMHKTRPPSVTALWWWIVFWQVVMHFLRVHLWQGRDSR; encoded by the coding sequence ATGATTATTCTTCTAAGCCTTGCCCTTTGCTTAAGCATTGCCGCTCCTGAAAGTTTGCTGATAAACACAACACATCTGTCACAGAAATTTCAGGAAAAGTGTGTTCATTTTCTGCCAAAGAATTCACTAGAGCCGCAGTCCCTGGCATCTCTTCTTTGTGGTGAAAAAATCACAGACACCGATTTGCAAAAAAATCTTCAGCGCACATCGCTGATTCACATCTTTGTTATTTCAGGATCTCATCTGATTTTGCTTGATGAACTCTTAAGCATCTTGCGAATTCCACTCTTTGTAAGAATCCTGTTTCTGGCCTTTTACTCTCTGGTCGTTGGCTGGCAACCGCCCGCAGTGCGGGCACTTTTGGCGCTGATCACACGCCACAGCCTGAAACATTTTCGTCTGCATCTGCCACCTGATCTGGGGGTGCTGGCAGCGGGGCTGATCACTCTTTCACTGTTTCCGGCGTGGTGGGATTCGCTGTCACTGCTGATGAGCTGGTGTGCGGCCTTGGCTCTGTGCTGGGGCTCTTTGTTGCGCGTAAAGCCTCCCCTGGCCCGCCTGCTGCTTTCTCAGATTGGCATCTTTGTCTTTATGAGTGCGCCCTTGTGGGGCCTGGGAAGCCTGCACCCTTTGAGTCTGATTTATAATTTACTCTTGGCCCCGATTGTCAGCTATATGCTTTTGCCATTGGCTTTTCTGGTGACACTGATGCCTTCCGGAGTCTTTGTTTTTGACACCGTGATGGATTTTTTCCGACAGACCCTGGCATTTTTGTCAGAGCCCATTGTGATGCATAAAACCCGTCCTCCCTCTGTGACGGCACTATGGTGGTGGATCGTGTTCTGGCAGGTCGTGATGCATTTTCTGCGTGTGCACTTGTGGCAGGGCCGGGATTCACGATGA
- a CDS encoding ComEC/Rec2 family competence protein, translating into MSLIFFLLILFSASPVKHALSGHYYVVWNVGQGQWISEISAVRCRHFDMGGEFFPWKRIHFACAEKENQVFLSHWDWDHIGALSKSFQLKQLHGLCLALPPLGKSSRYKQQLVSALPLCLQKDLPVWTPALHKDSNAESHILRSGPLLLPGDSPKSQELLWRHRPWIAATRVLILGHHGSKTSTSQELLDVLPGLKLSIASARWPRYRHPHPTVVARLKHKKVPLLKTEDWGNLWLEQVNTAK; encoded by the coding sequence ATGAGCCTTATTTTCTTTCTGCTGATTCTTTTCAGCGCCTCGCCAGTGAAACATGCTTTGAGCGGACACTATTATGTCGTCTGGAATGTCGGTCAGGGCCAATGGATCAGTGAAATTTCCGCTGTGCGCTGTCGGCACTTTGACATGGGCGGCGAATTCTTTCCGTGGAAACGCATTCACTTTGCCTGCGCGGAAAAAGAAAACCAGGTGTTTTTGTCGCATTGGGACTGGGATCATATCGGGGCGCTGTCAAAGTCATTTCAACTCAAACAATTGCACGGCCTGTGTCTGGCACTGCCACCCTTAGGGAAGTCCTCACGCTACAAGCAGCAATTGGTCAGTGCCTTGCCGCTGTGTCTGCAAAAAGATCTGCCGGTGTGGACGCCAGCCCTGCACAAGGACAGCAATGCCGAAAGCCACATCCTGCGTTCAGGGCCCCTGCTGCTGCCCGGGGATTCACCCAAGTCACAAGAGCTCTTGTGGCGGCATCGTCCCTGGATTGCCGCCACACGGGTTTTAATTCTGGGCCACCATGGCAGCAAAACCAGCACCTCGCAGGAGCTTCTAGATGTCCTGCCAGGATTGAAACTCAGCATTGCTTCAGCCAGATGGCCTCGCTATCGTCACCCCCACCCGACCGTGGTGGCACGGCTAAAGCACAAGAAGGTCCCCCTGCTGAAAACCGAAGACTGGGGCAACCTCTGGCTGGAGCAAGTCAACACCGCGAAATGA
- a CDS encoding LysM peptidoglycan-binding domain-containing protein: MNKKFSVMMALILTAMLAQAQDNPPDATWESDPLDVLESQQQEVVEPSVPEFKEIPEPGADVPAPPAPEVASPEPTMEDIAPPAPTPETQTVETFSPVPATGAVGSEPDYAREAEFHRIYKNYNEQPTSVELWEKAVGNREAEIYQVQKGDTLWGISTTFFGDPNFWPKIWSLNNGAVLNPHEIDPKMNIQFFPGTADEAPTLDLAAADTTGKADATVVTDVKPEAGAKTGAVALPRGKKRTPLLKTLPNSLPSYRMGAMNDPKLELQIELPKTQFPTAPEYLEYYLADAPVQGVGRVTATEMDMKTAGEFQYIYVRLDSNGGKDFVAQKNLTMVKDPLVKDRQGQMVELQGEIEVLEKVNDQQNIYRAIVKKAIQPVDVGAILTPGKLPMIDPSPSGMVSGVGAKIMGGQFDKKRNIFGNSTLVFLDGGSAQGLQEGQTLSVFADERVRNKKNEAVMNDRVVGSVKIVRVSPNFATAYVIRASDNILVGDYVGKPVVQALREAPVVEAPAKADEDFEKEFEDAPSTPADAPAPDGGLDDSDLDF; this comes from the coding sequence ATGAACAAGAAGTTCTCCGTAATGATGGCCCTGATCCTGACCGCTATGCTGGCGCAGGCGCAAGACAACCCACCGGATGCGACCTGGGAGTCGGATCCATTGGACGTGCTGGAAAGCCAGCAGCAGGAAGTGGTTGAGCCGAGCGTGCCTGAGTTTAAGGAAATCCCTGAACCGGGCGCTGACGTGCCGGCACCTCCGGCTCCGGAAGTAGCCAGCCCCGAGCCGACGATGGAGGACATCGCTCCTCCGGCTCCCACTCCGGAGACCCAAACAGTTGAAACATTCAGTCCTGTCCCAGCCACGGGAGCTGTGGGGTCAGAACCGGATTATGCCCGTGAGGCCGAGTTCCACCGCATCTACAAAAACTACAATGAACAACCCACTTCGGTAGAACTCTGGGAAAAAGCCGTTGGCAACCGCGAGGCGGAAATCTATCAGGTGCAAAAAGGGGACACGCTGTGGGGGATCTCCACAACGTTCTTTGGTGATCCGAACTTCTGGCCGAAAATTTGGTCTTTGAATAACGGCGCGGTTTTGAATCCACACGAAATTGACCCGAAGATGAACATTCAATTCTTCCCAGGCACCGCGGATGAGGCACCGACTCTGGATCTGGCGGCGGCCGATACCACAGGCAAGGCGGATGCGACAGTTGTGACGGATGTGAAGCCTGAAGCTGGTGCCAAGACTGGCGCTGTGGCGCTGCCACGCGGGAAGAAACGCACGCCGCTGCTGAAGACTCTTCCCAACAGTCTGCCAAGCTACCGCATGGGGGCGATGAACGATCCCAAGCTGGAACTGCAGATCGAACTTCCGAAAACCCAATTCCCGACAGCGCCCGAGTATTTGGAATACTATCTGGCGGATGCGCCGGTTCAGGGCGTGGGGCGTGTGACCGCCACTGAGATGGACATGAAAACTGCCGGTGAATTCCAATACATTTATGTGCGACTGGACAGCAATGGCGGCAAGGATTTTGTAGCTCAGAAAAACCTGACCATGGTGAAAGACCCTCTGGTGAAAGACCGTCAGGGGCAAATGGTGGAGCTGCAGGGTGAGATTGAAGTTCTGGAAAAAGTGAACGATCAGCAAAACATCTATCGCGCGATTGTGAAAAAGGCGATTCAGCCGGTGGATGTGGGGGCGATCCTGACTCCAGGAAAACTGCCGATGATTGATCCGTCTCCGTCAGGCATGGTGTCTGGTGTGGGCGCAAAAATCATGGGCGGGCAGTTTGATAAGAAACGCAACATCTTCGGCAACAGCACTTTGGTGTTCCTGGATGGTGGTTCTGCTCAAGGGTTGCAGGAAGGGCAGACGCTGTCCGTATTTGCAGACGAGCGCGTTCGTAACAAGAAAAATGAAGCTGTTATGAATGACCGTGTGGTGGGTTCTGTGAAGATTGTGCGAGTGTCGCCAAACTTTGCCACAGCTTACGTTATCCGAGCCTCTGATAATATTCTGGTGGGTGACTATGTCGGTAAGCCAGTGGTTCAGGCCCTGCGTGAAGCGCCGGTCGTGGAAGCTCCGGCTAAGGCAGACGAGGACTTTGAAAAGGAATTTGAAGACGCCCCAAGCACACCGGCGGATGCCCCGGCGCCGGATGGCGGACTGGATGATTCCGATCTTGATTTTTAA
- a CDS encoding tetratricopeptide repeat protein: MKQLRLLAATVLLSLPLASFAKPANISAKSSSRELSQEALLVELTGKDLSKESDIGLYAEMVSAYQADDEIAFKSRLQSLLSRYPQSSYADNALFVAGRMAVDHGNYAEAIKYFAQIEKQYPRSNKVAAAKFAKAMTYKKMNLPEFSRKALLEVRSRYPGSPESFRADAELKILK; this comes from the coding sequence ATGAAGCAACTTAGACTATTAGCAGCAACGGTCCTTTTAAGCCTGCCTTTGGCCTCGTTCGCGAAGCCAGCCAACATCAGTGCGAAGAGTTCTTCCCGCGAATTAAGCCAAGAAGCTCTATTGGTGGAGCTGACGGGAAAGGACCTTTCGAAAGAAAGTGACATTGGCCTCTATGCTGAAATGGTGAGCGCTTATCAGGCGGATGATGAAATTGCATTTAAGAGCCGTCTGCAAAGCCTTCTTTCTCGTTATCCACAGAGCTCTTACGCCGATAATGCTTTGTTCGTCGCCGGACGCATGGCGGTGGATCACGGCAACTATGCCGAAGCCATCAAGTACTTTGCGCAAATTGAAAAACAATATCCTCGCAGCAATAAAGTCGCTGCAGCCAAGTTTGCCAAAGCCATGACCTACAAAAAAATGAATTTGCCCGAGTTTTCACGCAAGGCCCTGCTGGAAGTCCGCTCCCGTTATCCGGGCAGTCCGGAATCGTTCCGTGCAGATGCTGAGTTGAAGATTCTGAAATAA
- a CDS encoding DNA-processing protein DprA — protein sequence MNDLYSISQILKSHPLYAVERDGIHALFLELAREGRLSADQVLTGLRFRWPELGEAMTKNHELFKKHCEESLQLKMQGVNFVVYGEVLYPELCYQMADPPLTLSYRGSPAWLNARTLSVVGSREPAADSLLWMEKELGLFCEQQRPCIVSGGARGVDQKAHSVALRKFCPTVVVLPSGLGEIYPANLKEWMGLVIEQGGCFLSEYDHQQKMHKHLFHHRNRLIAALGRASLLVEARRRSGTLITAHQAAQIGRPVWVVPGHPLDPHFQGALDLLMDGAQSVRDAQDLLMFFQSETAGEQISPAGVGALCEPQHYL from the coding sequence ATGAACGATCTTTACTCCATTTCGCAAATTTTAAAAAGTCATCCCTTGTATGCTGTTGAACGTGACGGGATCCATGCTCTGTTTCTGGAGCTTGCCCGGGAGGGCCGGCTTTCTGCCGACCAGGTTCTGACCGGGCTTCGCTTCCGTTGGCCGGAGCTGGGGGAGGCCATGACGAAGAACCATGAACTGTTCAAAAAACACTGCGAAGAAAGTTTGCAGCTAAAAATGCAGGGAGTGAACTTTGTCGTTTATGGTGAGGTTTTGTATCCGGAGCTTTGTTACCAGATGGCGGATCCTCCGCTGACGCTCAGTTATCGCGGTTCCCCGGCTTGGCTGAATGCCAGGACTCTTTCGGTGGTGGGCAGCCGGGAGCCTGCAGCGGATTCACTGTTGTGGATGGAAAAAGAGCTGGGGCTTTTCTGTGAGCAGCAGCGACCTTGCATTGTCAGTGGTGGGGCTCGCGGTGTGGATCAAAAGGCCCACAGTGTGGCTTTGCGCAAGTTCTGTCCCACGGTGGTGGTATTGCCTTCGGGTTTGGGTGAAATTTACCCCGCGAATCTGAAAGAGTGGATGGGGCTTGTGATAGAGCAAGGCGGATGTTTTTTAAGTGAGTATGATCATCAGCAAAAGATGCACAAGCACCTGTTCCATCATCGCAACCGATTGATTGCCGCTTTGGGGCGCGCCAGTCTGTTGGTGGAGGCTCGTCGTCGCAGCGGAACGCTGATCACCGCACACCAAGCAGCGCAGATCGGAAGACCTGTGTGGGTGGTTCCGGGGCACCCTTTGGATCCGCATTTTCAAGGGGCGTTGGATTTGTTAATGGACGGTGCGCAGTCGGTTCGTGATGCCCAAGACTTGCTCATGTTTTTTCAATCTGAAACTGCCGGTGAACAAATATCACCAGCAGGGGTAGGTGCGCTTTGCGAGCCTCAACACTACCTGTAG
- the ald gene encoding alanine dehydrogenase, giving the protein MIIGVPKEIKISENRVGLTEAGVRQYVSEGHTVIVEKDAGVGSGISNEQYEKAGAKIIDTKKEVYAKADMIQKVKEPLPDEYELMKENQILYTYLHLAAEAKLTKVLCERKVKAIAYETIQLDNGSLPLLTPMSEVAGRMATQIGAFYLQKDHGGKGILMGGVTGVKPAKVTIIGGGVVGTNAAKMAVGLGASVTILDVNTARLEYLDDIFQGRCMTLFSNAKNIEDSVKESDLVVGGVLITGHKAPTLVSKEMISSMAKGSVVVDVAVDQGGCIETCRPTSHTSPTYEVDGVIHYCVPNMPGVVPRTSTYALTNVTLRYGSMIAAMGVEDAVAKSPALLKGLNVYGGHVVYEPVARDLHMEYKPYKI; this is encoded by the coding sequence ATGATTATCGGTGTTCCTAAGGAGATTAAGATTTCTGAGAACCGCGTTGGTTTGACCGAAGCGGGCGTGCGTCAGTATGTGAGCGAAGGCCACACTGTGATCGTTGAAAAAGATGCGGGCGTGGGCTCTGGTATCTCTAACGAACAGTACGAAAAAGCTGGTGCGAAAATCATCGACACCAAAAAAGAAGTGTACGCAAAAGCGGACATGATCCAAAAAGTTAAAGAACCTCTTCCAGACGAATACGAACTGATGAAAGAAAATCAGATCCTTTACACTTACCTTCACTTGGCTGCAGAAGCGAAGCTGACGAAAGTTCTTTGTGAACGTAAAGTGAAAGCGATCGCTTACGAAACCATCCAGTTGGACAACGGCTCTTTGCCATTGTTGACTCCAATGTCTGAAGTTGCCGGTCGTATGGCGACTCAGATCGGTGCTTTCTACCTGCAAAAAGACCACGGTGGAAAAGGCATCCTGATGGGTGGCGTAACGGGTGTTAAACCAGCTAAAGTCACCATCATCGGTGGTGGTGTGGTTGGTACCAACGCAGCGAAAATGGCTGTCGGTTTGGGCGCTTCCGTAACGATCCTTGATGTGAACACAGCACGTTTGGAATATCTTGATGATATCTTCCAGGGCCGTTGCATGACTTTGTTCTCTAACGCGAAAAACATCGAAGATTCTGTTAAGGAATCGGACCTGGTGGTTGGTGGCGTTCTGATCACGGGTCACAAAGCTCCGACGTTGGTTTCCAAAGAAATGATCTCCAGCATGGCTAAAGGCTCTGTTGTTGTGGACGTTGCGGTCGACCAGGGTGGTTGTATTGAGACGTGCCGTCCAACTTCCCACACCAGCCCAACTTACGAAGTTGACGGTGTGATCCATTATTGCGTTCCAAACATGCCAGGCGTTGTTCCTAGAACATCCACTTACGCATTGACGAACGTAACTCTGCGCTACGGTTCCATGATCGCAGCGATGGGTGTGGAAGATGCAGTTGCGAAATCCCCTGCATTGTTGAAAGGTCTGAACGTATACGGTGGCCACGTTGTTTACGAGCCAGTCGCACGCGACCTTCACATGGAATACAAACCTTACAAAATCTAA